Sequence from the Thermodesulfobacteriota bacterium genome:
GCTGGCCGGCGAACATTACATGCGGATATTCTACGAGATCCACGGACTGGAGACCGTGTCGCTGCGATACTTCAACGTGTTCGGGCCCAGGCAGGATCCGGCGTCGATGTACGCCGCGGTCATCCCGCGGTTCATCACCTCCGTCTTGCGAGGCGGGCCGCCTATCGTATACAGCGACGGGCGCCAGACCCGGGACTTCACCTATATCGACAACGTGGTGCACGCGAACATCGCCGCATGCTCGGCCCCTAAGGATGCC
This genomic interval carries:
- a CDS encoding NAD-dependent epimerase/dehydratase family protein — encoded protein: LAGEHYMRIFYEIHGLETVSLRYFNVFGPRQDPASMYAAVIPRFITSVLRGGPPIVYSDGRQTRDFTYIDNVVHANIAACSAPKDACGKVFNIACGERVSLLDILEIIYAEAGKRVPPKFEPVRPGDVRDSLADISRARELLGYDPKVSFRDGLRKTFGWFQAESAERGRS